The proteins below come from a single Serratia ficaria genomic window:
- the apaG gene encoding Co2+/Mg2+ efflux protein ApaG, producing the protein MIDSPRVCIQVQSVYVESQSIPEEERYVFAYTITIRNLGRFNVQLLGRYWLITNSNGRQTEVQGEGVVGEQPLIPPGGEFQYTSGAILETPLGTMEGHYEMVDHQGQPFRTAIPVFRLAIPTLIH; encoded by the coding sequence ATGATTGATTCGCCCCGTGTATGTATCCAGGTTCAGAGCGTCTATGTGGAATCACAGTCGATACCTGAAGAAGAACGCTATGTCTTCGCCTATACCATCACCATCCGCAACCTGGGGCGTTTCAACGTGCAGCTGCTGGGCCGTTACTGGCTGATCACCAACAGCAACGGTCGCCAGACCGAAGTTCAGGGTGAAGGCGTGGTCGGCGAGCAGCCGCTCATTCCGCCCGGCGGCGAATTCCAATACACCAGCGGCGCCATTCTCGAAACGCCGCTGGGCACCATGGAAGGCCATTACGAAATGGTTGACCACCAGGGTCAGCCGTTCCGCACCGCTATTCCCGTGTTCCGCTTAGCTATTCCAACGCTGATCCATTAA
- the rsmA gene encoding 16S rRNA (adenine(1518)-N(6)/adenine(1519)-N(6))-dimethyltransferase RsmA: protein MNNRVHQGHFARKRFGQNFLTDQFVIDSIVSAIHPQPGEAVVEIGPGLGALTEPVGARMDRMTVIELDRDLAARLANHPQLKDKLTIHQQDAMTVNFAEMAEQAGQPLRVFGNLPYNISTPLMFHLFSYTQAIRDMHFMLQKEVVNRLVAGPNSKAYGRLTVMAQYYCNVIPVLEVPPTSFTPAPKVDSAVVRLVPHSVMPNPVGDVRMLSRITTQAFNQRRKTIRNSLGDLFTPEQLTELGIDPSLRAENISVAQYCKLANWLSANPAPQQ, encoded by the coding sequence ATGAATAACAGAGTCCACCAAGGGCACTTTGCCCGCAAACGCTTTGGACAAAACTTTTTAACCGATCAGTTTGTCATCGATAGCATAGTCTCCGCCATTCACCCGCAGCCGGGCGAAGCGGTCGTGGAGATCGGCCCCGGCCTGGGCGCATTGACCGAGCCGGTCGGCGCGCGCATGGACCGCATGACGGTGATTGAGCTGGACCGCGATCTGGCGGCCCGCCTGGCCAACCACCCGCAGCTGAAGGACAAGCTGACCATTCACCAGCAGGACGCCATGACGGTGAATTTCGCCGAAATGGCCGAGCAGGCTGGCCAACCGCTGCGCGTATTTGGTAACCTGCCGTACAATATTTCGACGCCGCTGATGTTCCACCTTTTCAGCTATACTCAGGCAATCCGCGACATGCACTTCATGTTGCAGAAAGAGGTGGTCAACCGTCTGGTTGCCGGCCCGAACAGCAAGGCCTACGGGCGTTTGACCGTGATGGCGCAGTACTACTGCAACGTCATCCCGGTGCTGGAAGTGCCGCCAACCTCATTCACCCCGGCGCCGAAAGTCGATTCCGCCGTGGTGCGCCTGGTGCCGCACAGCGTGATGCCGAACCCGGTGGGCGACGTGCGCATGCTGAGCCGCATTACGACTCAGGCATTCAACCAGCGTCGGAAAACCATCCGCAACAGCCTGGGCGATCTGTTTACTCCGGAACAGCTGACGGAGTTGGGCATTGATCCTTCGCTCAGAGCAGAGAATATTTCTGTGGCGCAGTACTGCAAGCTGGCGAACTGGCTGTCAGCCAATCCCGCGCCGCAGCAATAA
- the pdxA gene encoding 4-hydroxythreonine-4-phosphate dehydrogenase PdxA has product MHSNKRIVITPGEPAGVGPDLVAALAQQDWPVELVVCADPALLLARARQLGLPLTLRDYQPQQPAQPQRAGTLTVLPVATAQPVVAGELNVGNSAYVVETLARACDGCLNGEFAALITGPVNKGVINDAGVPFIGHTEFFADRSHCDRVVMMLATEELRVALATTHLPLLAVPGAITRQSLFEVIRILDNDLKTKFGIPQPQIYVCGLNPHAGEGGHMGREEIDTITPALEALRTEGIHLIGPLPADTLFQPKYLQHADAVLAMYHDQGLPVLKYQGFGRAVNITLGLPFIRTSVDHGTALELAGTGTADAGSFKTALNLAIKMIINCNE; this is encoded by the coding sequence ATGCACAGCAATAAACGCATCGTCATTACCCCCGGCGAACCCGCCGGGGTGGGGCCGGATTTGGTGGCGGCGCTGGCGCAACAGGATTGGCCTGTTGAGCTGGTGGTGTGCGCGGATCCGGCCTTGTTGCTTGCCAGGGCCCGCCAACTGGGCCTGCCGCTGACGCTGCGCGACTACCAGCCGCAGCAGCCGGCTCAGCCGCAGCGCGCCGGCACGCTGACGGTGCTGCCGGTGGCCACCGCGCAACCGGTGGTCGCGGGCGAGCTGAACGTCGGCAACAGCGCCTACGTGGTGGAAACCCTGGCGCGCGCCTGCGACGGCTGCCTGAACGGCGAATTCGCCGCGCTGATCACCGGCCCGGTGAACAAGGGCGTGATCAACGACGCCGGCGTGCCTTTTATCGGCCATACCGAATTCTTTGCCGATCGCAGCCATTGCGATCGGGTGGTGATGATGCTGGCGACCGAAGAGCTGCGCGTGGCGCTGGCGACCACCCACCTGCCGCTGCTGGCGGTGCCGGGCGCCATTACCCGCCAAAGCCTGTTCGAAGTCATCCGCATTCTCGATAACGATCTGAAAACCAAATTTGGCATCCCCCAGCCGCAGATTTACGTTTGCGGGCTGAACCCGCATGCCGGGGAAGGCGGCCACATGGGGCGCGAAGAGATAGACACCATCACGCCGGCGCTCGAGGCGCTGCGCACCGAAGGCATCCATCTGATCGGCCCGCTGCCGGCGGACACCCTGTTCCAGCCCAAGTATCTGCAACATGCCGATGCGGTGCTGGCGATGTATCACGATCAGGGTCTGCCGGTGCTAAAATACCAGGGGTTCGGCCGTGCGGTGAATATCACCCTCGGTTTACCTTTTATTCGCACCTCGGTCGACCACGGCACCGCTCTGGAACTGGCCGGCACCGGCACCGCCGATGCCGGCAGTTTCAAAACGGCCTTGAATCTCGCCATTAAAATGATAATTAATTGTAATGAATAA
- the surA gene encoding peptidylprolyl isomerase SurA has product MKNWRTLILGLVVCANAAFAAPQEVDKVAAVVDNGVVLESDVNSLLQSVKLNAQQAGQQLPDDNTLRHQILERLIMDNIQLQMAKKMGINVSDADLDKAIGNIAAQNKMSVDQLRSRLSYDGLNYNTYRAQIRKEMLITEVRNNEVRRRVTILPQEVDALAKQVGAQNGSDTEMNISHILIPLPENPSQQQVDEAETLAKRLMGEINSGADFGKLAITYSADSQALKGGNMGWGKLQEIPTLFAERLVSAKKGDVVGPIRSGVGFHILKVNDIRGASQSVSVTEVHARHILLKPSVVMTDDQARAKLESVAQEIKSGRAKFADEAKQLSQDPGSALQGGDLGWASPDIYDPAFRDALLKLSKGEISAPVHSSFGWHLIQLVDTRQVDKTDAAQKDRAYRMLFNRKFAEEAQTWMQEQRAQSYVKILDGSNAQQ; this is encoded by the coding sequence ATGAAAAACTGGAGAACGCTTATTCTCGGATTGGTGGTTTGCGCCAATGCCGCGTTCGCAGCACCCCAAGAAGTGGATAAAGTCGCCGCCGTCGTGGATAACGGCGTGGTACTCGAGAGCGACGTCAACAGTCTGTTGCAGTCGGTGAAACTCAACGCGCAACAGGCCGGCCAGCAACTGCCGGACGACAATACGCTGCGTCACCAGATCCTTGAGCGTCTGATCATGGATAACATCCAGCTGCAGATGGCCAAGAAAATGGGCATCAACGTTTCCGATGCCGATCTGGACAAAGCGATCGGTAACATCGCCGCGCAAAACAAAATGAGCGTCGATCAGCTGCGCAGCCGCCTGTCTTACGACGGCCTGAACTACAACACCTATCGCGCGCAGATCCGCAAAGAAATGCTGATCACCGAAGTGCGCAACAACGAAGTGCGCCGCCGCGTGACCATCCTGCCGCAGGAAGTGGACGCGCTGGCGAAGCAGGTTGGCGCCCAGAACGGCAGCGATACCGAAATGAACATCAGCCACATCCTGATCCCGCTGCCGGAGAACCCGTCGCAGCAGCAGGTTGACGAAGCCGAAACGCTGGCGAAGCGCCTGATGGGCGAGATCAACAGCGGCGCCGACTTCGGCAAGCTGGCGATCACCTATTCGGCCGACTCGCAGGCGCTGAAAGGCGGCAACATGGGCTGGGGCAAGCTGCAGGAGATCCCTACCCTGTTCGCCGAACGCCTGGTCAGCGCCAAAAAAGGCGACGTCGTCGGCCCTATCCGTTCCGGCGTCGGCTTCCACATTCTGAAGGTGAACGACATCCGCGGCGCCAGCCAGTCGGTTTCCGTCACCGAAGTGCACGCCCGCCACATCCTGCTGAAACCTTCGGTGGTGATGACCGACGATCAGGCGCGCGCCAAGCTGGAAAGCGTGGCGCAGGAGATCAAGAGCGGCCGCGCCAAGTTTGCCGATGAAGCCAAACAGCTGTCTCAGGATCCGGGCTCTGCCCTGCAGGGCGGCGATCTGGGCTGGGCTTCGCCAGACATCTATGATCCGGCGTTCCGCGACGCGCTGCTGAAGCTGAGCAAGGGCGAAATCAGCGCACCGGTTCACTCTTCCTTCGGCTGGCATCTGATCCAACTGGTCGATACCCGCCAGGTGGACAAAACCGACGCCGCGCAGAAAGATCGCGCGTACCGCATGCTGTTCAACCGCAAGTTTGCCGAAGAAGCGCAGACCTGGATGCAGGAACAACGCGCCCAGTCCTACGTGAAGATCCTCGATGGCAGCAATGCACAGCAATAA
- the lptD gene encoding LPS assembly protein LptD, translating into MKKSFPTLLATMIWTALYSQHALADLAEQCMLGVPVYDKPLVSGDPNSLPVTINADDSRTDYPKSALFTGNVNIEQGNSTLTAKQVELNQTQDPGQADPVRTVTATGDVHYSDNQIKLKGPKAWSNLNTKDTDVYEGDYQMVGRQGRGDADKMKMRGANRYTILENGTFTSCLPGDDSWSVVGSEVIHDREEQVAEVWNARFRIGGVPVFYSPYLQLPVGDKRRSGFLIPNAKYGSNNGFEFMLPYYWNIAPNFDATITPHYMSKRGLQWQNEFRYLVQPGLGLMEFDWLPDDKEYSKDNPDDSTRWLFYWNHNGVMDQVWRFNVDYTKVSDSKYFTDLDSKYGSTTDGYSTQKFSLGYANENWDATLSSKQFQIYDDTDRTQSDSYKVQPQLDLNYYKNDLGPFDFRIYGQAAKFTSVNPYSPDATRLHMEPTLSLPLTNGWASLNTEAKLLATHYQQDIPDGFAANYQSRKGSAAPDLDDSVNRVLPQFKVDGKLVFERPMIWSEGATQTLEPRVQYLYVPYRDQSNIYTYDTTLLQTDYSGLFRDRTYSGLDRIASQNRVSTGLTTRIYDDALVERFNASVGQIYYFSRSRTGDQTTGYDNNDDTGSLAWAGDTYWKLDDRWGLRGGLQYDTRLNSVSLGNGVLEYRQDSERVVQLNYRYATPEYIETALNTKSVPAYQDGISQVGITGSWPIADRWAVVGAYYYDTRAKQSADQLLGVKYNTCCWAVTLGYERKITDWNDSNNSSVYDNKVSFNIELRGLSSNQSLGSEEMLRSGILPYQRGF; encoded by the coding sequence ATGAAAAAAAGTTTCCCAACACTGCTGGCCACAATGATTTGGACGGCACTCTACAGTCAGCACGCGCTGGCTGATCTGGCCGAGCAATGCATGCTTGGCGTCCCCGTTTACGACAAACCCTTGGTCAGCGGCGATCCCAACAGCCTGCCGGTCACCATCAATGCCGACGATTCGCGCACTGATTACCCGAAAAGCGCGCTGTTCACCGGCAACGTCAACATCGAGCAGGGCAACAGCACCCTGACCGCCAAGCAGGTGGAACTGAACCAGACGCAGGATCCGGGGCAGGCCGATCCGGTGCGCACCGTGACCGCCACCGGCGACGTGCACTACAGCGACAATCAAATCAAACTGAAGGGCCCGAAAGCCTGGTCGAACCTGAACACCAAAGATACCGATGTCTATGAGGGCGACTACCAGATGGTCGGCCGTCAGGGGCGCGGCGACGCCGATAAAATGAAAATGCGCGGCGCCAATCGTTACACCATTCTGGAAAACGGCACCTTTACCTCCTGCCTGCCGGGTGACGACAGCTGGAGCGTGGTCGGGTCCGAAGTGATCCACGACCGCGAAGAACAGGTGGCGGAAGTGTGGAACGCCCGCTTCCGCATCGGCGGCGTGCCGGTATTCTACAGCCCGTATCTGCAGCTGCCGGTCGGCGACAAGCGTCGCTCCGGCTTCCTGATCCCGAACGCCAAATACGGCAGCAACAATGGCTTTGAGTTCATGTTGCCGTACTACTGGAACATCGCGCCGAACTTCGACGCCACCATCACGCCGCACTATATGTCGAAGCGCGGGCTGCAGTGGCAGAACGAGTTCCGCTACCTGGTGCAGCCGGGCCTTGGCCTGATGGAGTTCGACTGGCTGCCGGACGATAAGGAATACAGCAAGGACAACCCCGACGACAGCACCCGCTGGCTGTTCTACTGGAACCACAACGGGGTGATGGATCAGGTGTGGCGCTTCAACGTCGACTACACCAAGGTCAGCGATTCCAAATACTTTACCGATCTGGATTCCAAATACGGCTCCACCACCGACGGCTACTCGACGCAGAAGTTCAGCCTCGGCTACGCCAACGAAAACTGGGACGCCACCCTCAGCTCCAAGCAGTTCCAGATCTACGACGATACCGACCGCACCCAGTCGGATTCTTACAAGGTACAGCCGCAGCTGGACCTGAACTATTATAAAAACGACCTGGGCCCGTTCGATTTCCGCATTTACGGTCAGGCGGCCAAGTTCACCAGCGTCAACCCATACAGCCCGGACGCCACCCGTCTGCATATGGAGCCGACGCTCAGCCTGCCGCTGACCAACGGCTGGGCCAGCCTGAACACCGAAGCCAAGCTGCTGGCGACCCATTATCAGCAGGATATTCCCGACGGTTTCGCCGCCAACTACCAGAGCCGCAAAGGCAGCGCCGCGCCGGATCTCGATGATTCGGTCAACCGCGTGCTGCCGCAGTTCAAGGTCGACGGCAAGCTGGTGTTCGAACGGCCGATGATCTGGTCGGAAGGCGCCACGCAAACGCTGGAACCGCGCGTGCAGTACCTGTACGTGCCGTACCGCGACCAGAGCAACATCTATACCTACGACACCACGCTGCTGCAGACCGACTACTCCGGCCTGTTCCGCGACCGCACCTACAGCGGCCTGGATCGCATCGCTTCGCAGAACCGCGTGTCCACCGGTTTGACCACCCGAATTTATGATGACGCCCTGGTTGAACGTTTTAACGCTTCCGTGGGTCAAATCTACTACTTCAGCCGTTCACGCACCGGCGACCAGACGACGGGTTACGACAACAACGATGATACCGGCAGCCTGGCCTGGGCTGGCGATACCTATTGGAAGCTCGACGATCGTTGGGGCCTGCGCGGCGGTCTGCAGTATGATACGCGCCTGAACAGCGTTTCATTGGGCAACGGCGTGCTGGAGTACCGTCAGGATTCGGAACGCGTGGTGCAGTTGAACTACCGCTACGCCACGCCGGAATATATCGAGACGGCGCTGAACACCAAGTCGGTGCCGGCCTATCAGGACGGTATTTCTCAGGTGGGCATCACCGGCAGTTGGCCAATCGCCGATCGCTGGGCGGTGGTGGGCGCGTATTACTACGACACCCGCGCCAAGCAGTCCGCCGATCAGCTGCTGGGAGTGAAGTACAACACCTGCTGCTGGGCGGTGACCCTGGGCTATGAGCGCAAGATCACCGACTGGAACGACAGCAACAATAGCAGCGTTTACGACAACAAAGTTTCATTCAACATCGAACTGCGCGGCCTGAGCAGCAACCAGAGCCTCGGCTCTGAGGAAATGCTGCGATCCGGCATTCTGCCGTACCAGCGTGGGTTCTGA
- the djlA gene encoding co-chaperone DjlA, protein MQYWGKLLGVIVAIWSGAGFWGVVLGLIVGHMIDTARGNKRSRGFFADQQTRQTLFFRTTFQVMGHLTKSKGRVTEADIQIASLFMDRLQLHGEARTAAQQAFREGKQSQFPLRETLQQFRSICFGRFDLIRMFLEIQIQAAFADGSLHPNERQVLYVIAEELGISHAQFDQFLSMMEGGRQFGGGRQGGYQQAQRGPTLEDACKVLGVSSGDDAATIKRAYRKLMSEHHPDKLVAKGLPPQMMEMAKQKAQEIQAAYDLIKREKGFK, encoded by the coding sequence ATGCAGTATTGGGGAAAACTGCTCGGGGTCATCGTCGCCATTTGGTCTGGCGCGGGATTCTGGGGTGTAGTTTTGGGGCTGATTGTCGGTCATATGATCGATACTGCGCGCGGCAATAAGCGCAGCCGGGGTTTCTTCGCCGACCAGCAAACGCGGCAAACGCTGTTTTTCCGCACCACTTTTCAGGTGATGGGTCACCTGACCAAATCGAAAGGGCGTGTTACCGAGGCGGATATTCAGATCGCCAGCCTGTTTATGGATCGCCTGCAGCTGCATGGCGAGGCGCGCACCGCGGCGCAGCAGGCGTTTCGTGAAGGCAAGCAGAGCCAGTTTCCGCTGAGAGAGACGCTGCAGCAGTTCCGCAGCATCTGTTTCGGCCGTTTCGACCTGATTCGGATGTTTCTGGAAATCCAGATCCAGGCGGCGTTCGCCGACGGCTCATTGCATCCGAACGAGCGCCAGGTACTCTACGTGATCGCCGAGGAGCTGGGCATCTCGCATGCGCAGTTCGATCAGTTCCTCAGCATGATGGAGGGCGGGCGCCAGTTCGGCGGCGGTCGGCAGGGCGGCTACCAGCAGGCGCAGCGCGGGCCGACGCTGGAGGATGCCTGCAAGGTGCTGGGCGTCAGCAGCGGCGACGACGCCGCCACCATCAAGCGCGCTTACCGCAAGCTGATGAGCGAACATCATCCGGACAAGCTGGTGGCGAAAGGCCTGCCGCCGCAAATGATGGAGATGGCCAAGCAAAAAGCGCAGGAGATCCAGGCGGCATACGATCTGATCAAACGCGAGAAAGGCTTCAAATAA
- the rluA gene encoding bifunctional tRNA pseudouridine(32) synthase/23S rRNA pseudouridine(746) synthase RluA has translation MEPYNPPQDPMHILYQDEHIMVVNKPSGLLSVPGRAPENKDSLMTRIQADFPAAESVHRLDMATSGVIVVALNKPAERELKRQFREREPKKCYIARVWGHLEQDEGLVDLPLICDWPNRPLQKVCFDTGKAAQTEYRVLSRDADGSTRVQLTPITGRSHQLRVHMLALGHPILGDGFYAPPEAKAMAPRLQLHAQELRITHPAFQTPMHFRAEPDF, from the coding sequence ATGGAACCCTACAATCCCCCGCAGGACCCGATGCACATCCTGTATCAGGATGAGCACATCATGGTGGTCAACAAGCCCAGCGGCCTGCTGTCGGTGCCCGGCCGGGCGCCGGAGAACAAAGACAGCCTGATGACGCGCATTCAGGCCGATTTTCCGGCCGCCGAGTCGGTGCATCGGTTGGACATGGCCACCAGCGGGGTGATCGTGGTGGCGTTGAACAAGCCCGCCGAACGCGAGCTGAAGCGCCAGTTCCGCGAACGCGAGCCGAAGAAGTGCTATATCGCCCGCGTCTGGGGGCATCTGGAACAGGATGAGGGACTGGTGGATTTGCCGCTGATCTGCGACTGGCCGAACCGGCCGCTGCAGAAAGTGTGCTTCGACACCGGCAAGGCGGCGCAAACGGAATATCGCGTGCTGTCGCGCGACGCCGACGGCAGCACGCGAGTACAGCTGACGCCGATCACCGGCCGCTCTCACCAGCTGCGGGTGCATATGCTGGCGCTGGGGCATCCGATCCTCGGCGACGGTTTCTACGCGCCTCCCGAAGCCAAAGCGATGGCGCCGCGGCTGCAGCTGCACGCGCAGGAGCTGCGCATCACCCACCCCGCCTTCCAGACGCCGATGCATTTTCGCGCCGAGCCGGATTTCTGA
- the rapA gene encoding RNA polymerase-associated protein RapA, with the protein MPFTLGQRWISDTESELGLGTVVALDTRMITLLFPATGENRLYARNDSPITRVMFNPGDTISSHEGWQLQVEEVKEDNGLLTYIGTRLDTQESGVAMREVLLDSKLTFSKPQDRLFAGQIDRMDRFALRFRARKYQSEQYRLPFAGLRGMRASLIPHQLHIAYEVGQRHAPRVLLADEVGLGKTIEAGMIIHQQLLAGRAERVLIVVPETLQHQWLVEMMRRFNLYFSLFDDSRYAEAKLDSSNPFETEQLVICSLDFVRRNKQRLEELADAQWDLLVVDEAHHLAWSEEAPSREYQVIEQLAEHIPGVLLLTATPEQLGQQSHFARLRLLDPNRFHDYHEFVAEQQKYRPVADAVTLLLSGERLADDKLNLLGELIDEQDIEPLLKAANSDGDNAEQARQELVTMLMDRHGTSRVLFRNTRNGVKGFPHRNLHQIKLPLPTQYQTAIKVSGIMGAKKTVEARARDMLYPEQIYQEFEGENATWWNFDPRVEWLLDYLIANRHEKVLVICAKAETALQLEQVLREREAIRAAVFHEGLSIIERDRAAAYFASEEEGAQVLLCSEIGSEGRNFQFASQLVMFDLPFNPDLLEQRIGRLDRIGQMHDIQIMVPYLENTAQAVLGRWFHEGLDAFEHTCPTGRTIYDSSYEQLIGYLASPTEQEGLDEFIHACRQQHDQLKAQLEQGRDRLLEMHSNGGDKAQALAEAIAAQDNDVNLVGFALNLFDIVGINQDDRSDNLIVLTPSDHMLVPDFPGLPQDGCTVTFDRDQALSREDAQFVSWEHPIIRNGLDLILSGDTGSCAVSLLKNKALPVGTLLVELVYVVEAQAPKHLQLTRFLPPTPIRMLMDRKGTNLAAQVEFESFNRQLNAVNRHTSSKLVNAVQQDVHAMLQQAEGLVEAQARQLIEQAKQEADDKLSTELARLEALKAVNPNIRDDEVEALEFNRRQVLANLNEAGWRLDAIRLVVVTHQ; encoded by the coding sequence ATGCCTTTTACACTTGGTCAACGCTGGATCAGCGATACGGAAAGCGAATTAGGACTGGGAACCGTCGTGGCGCTGGATACGCGCATGATTACCCTGCTTTTCCCCGCCACCGGTGAAAACCGCCTCTACGCCAGAAACGATTCGCCGATCACCCGCGTGATGTTTAATCCGGGCGATACCATCAGCAGCCACGAGGGATGGCAGCTGCAGGTGGAAGAGGTCAAAGAGGATAACGGTCTGTTGACCTACATCGGCACCCGCCTGGACACGCAGGAAAGCGGCGTGGCGATGCGCGAAGTCTTGCTGGACAGCAAGCTGACCTTCAGCAAACCGCAGGATCGCCTGTTCGCCGGCCAGATAGACCGCATGGATCGCTTCGCCCTGCGCTTTCGCGCGCGCAAATACCAGAGCGAGCAATATCGCCTGCCGTTCGCCGGCCTGCGCGGCATGCGCGCCAGCCTGATCCCGCACCAGCTGCATATCGCCTACGAAGTCGGCCAGCGCCATGCGCCGCGCGTGCTGCTGGCGGATGAAGTCGGCCTGGGCAAAACCATCGAAGCCGGCATGATCATTCACCAGCAGCTGCTGGCCGGCCGCGCCGAACGCGTGCTGATCGTGGTGCCCGAAACCCTGCAGCACCAGTGGCTGGTCGAGATGATGCGCCGCTTCAACCTTTATTTCTCGCTGTTCGACGACAGCCGCTATGCCGAGGCCAAGCTCGACAGCAGCAACCCGTTCGAGACCGAACAGCTGGTGATCTGCTCGCTGGACTTCGTGCGCCGCAACAAGCAGCGCCTGGAAGAGCTGGCCGACGCCCAGTGGGACCTGCTGGTGGTCGACGAGGCCCACCACCTGGCCTGGAGCGAAGAAGCCCCAAGCCGCGAGTACCAGGTGATCGAACAACTGGCCGAGCACATTCCCGGCGTGCTGCTGCTGACCGCCACCCCGGAACAGCTTGGCCAGCAGAGCCACTTCGCCCGTCTGCGCCTGCTGGATCCGAACCGTTTCCACGACTATCACGAGTTCGTCGCCGAGCAGCAGAAGTACCGCCCGGTGGCCGACGCCGTCACCCTGTTGCTGAGCGGCGAGCGCCTGGCCGACGACAAACTGAACCTGCTGGGTGAGCTGATCGACGAACAGGACATCGAGCCGCTGCTGAAAGCCGCCAACAGCGACGGCGACAACGCCGAGCAGGCGCGCCAGGAGCTGGTGACCATGCTGATGGACCGCCACGGCACCAGCCGCGTGCTGTTCCGCAACACCCGTAACGGCGTGAAGGGCTTCCCGCACCGCAACCTGCATCAAATCAAGCTGCCGCTGCCGACCCAGTACCAGACCGCGATTAAAGTGTCCGGCATCATGGGCGCCAAGAAAACCGTCGAGGCGCGCGCGCGCGACATGCTGTACCCGGAGCAGATTTATCAGGAATTTGAGGGCGAAAACGCCACCTGGTGGAACTTCGACCCGCGCGTGGAGTGGCTGCTGGATTACCTGATCGCCAACCGCCACGAGAAAGTGCTGGTGATCTGCGCCAAGGCGGAAACCGCGCTGCAGCTGGAGCAGGTGCTGCGCGAGCGTGAAGCGATCCGCGCGGCGGTGTTCCACGAAGGGTTGTCGATCATCGAACGCGACCGCGCCGCCGCCTACTTCGCCTCCGAAGAGGAAGGCGCCCAGGTGCTGCTGTGCTCCGAGATCGGCTCCGAAGGCCGCAACTTCCAGTTCGCCAGCCAGCTGGTGATGTTCGATCTGCCGTTCAACCCGGATTTGCTGGAGCAGCGCATCGGCCGCCTGGACCGCATCGGCCAGATGCACGATATCCAGATCATGGTGCCGTACCTGGAAAATACCGCGCAGGCGGTGCTGGGGCGCTGGTTCCACGAAGGGCTGGACGCCTTCGAACACACCTGCCCGACCGGCCGCACCATCTACGACAGCAGCTATGAGCAGCTGATCGGGTATCTGGCTTCGCCGACCGAACAGGAAGGGCTGGACGAATTCATCCACGCCTGCCGCCAGCAGCACGACCAGCTGAAAGCGCAGCTGGAGCAGGGCCGCGACCGCCTGCTGGAGATGCATTCCAACGGCGGCGATAAAGCCCAGGCGCTGGCGGAAGCCATCGCCGCGCAGGATAACGACGTCAACCTGGTGGGCTTCGCGCTCAACCTGTTCGACATCGTCGGCATCAACCAGGACGATCGCAGCGATAACCTGATCGTGCTGACGCCGTCCGACCATATGCTGGTGCCGGACTTCCCGGGCCTGCCGCAGGACGGCTGCACCGTGACCTTCGACCGCGATCAGGCGCTGTCGCGCGAAGACGCGCAGTTCGTCAGTTGGGAACACCCGATTATCCGCAACGGGCTGGATCTGATCCTGTCCGGCGATACCGGCAGCTGCGCGGTATCCCTGTTGAAAAACAAGGCGCTGCCGGTCGGCACCCTGCTGGTTGAGCTGGTGTACGTGGTGGAGGCGCAGGCGCCGAAACACCTGCAGCTGACCCGCTTCCTGCCGCCGACGCCGATCCGCATGCTGATGGATCGCAAAGGCACCAACCTGGCGGCGCAGGTGGAGTTCGAAAGCTTCAACCGCCAGCTCAACGCGGTCAACCGCCACACCTCCAGCAAGCTGGTCAATGCGGTGCAGCAGGACGTGCACGCCATGCTGCAGCAGGCGGAAGGCCTGGTCGAAGCGCAGGCTCGCCAGCTTATCGAGCAGGCGAAACAGGAAGCGGACGACAAGCTGAGCACCGAACTGGCGCGGCTGGAAGCGCTGAAGGCGGTCAACCCGAACATCCGCGACGACGAAGTCGAAGCGCTGGAGTTCAACCGCCGTCAGGTGCTGGCCAACCTCAACGAAGCCGGCTGGCGTCTCGACGCCATTCGTCTGGTGGTGGTCACCCACCAGTAA